A part of Micromonospora chersina genomic DNA contains:
- a CDS encoding alpha/beta fold hydrolase, with protein sequence MNLYYETHGTGHPLILLHGGLGSGEMFGPVLPALAARHQVIAVDLQGHGRTADVDRPLDLRTMADDIAALIDHLGLDRPHLVGYSLGGGVALRAAVAHPEKLGRLVAASAHVRSDAVYPEMRAQQGQVSGAAAEFMKDTPMYQLYQRVAPRPEDFPRLLDKIGALMAEDFDLTDEVGDLRVPTLIVAADADMAPPSHYVEVFRLLDGGLRDGGWGNEGRPKGGHALAILPGLTHYNIFTSPLFAAVTLAFLDEPAG encoded by the coding sequence ATCAACCTCTACTACGAGACGCACGGCACCGGGCACCCGCTGATCCTGCTGCACGGCGGGCTCGGGTCGGGCGAGATGTTCGGGCCGGTGCTGCCCGCGCTGGCCGCGCGGCACCAGGTCATCGCCGTCGACCTGCAGGGTCACGGCCGCACCGCCGACGTCGACCGTCCGCTCGACCTGCGCACCATGGCCGACGACATCGCCGCGCTCATCGACCACCTCGGGCTCGACCGGCCGCACCTGGTGGGCTACTCGCTGGGCGGCGGCGTGGCGCTGCGCGCCGCGGTGGCCCACCCGGAGAAGCTCGGCCGGCTCGTGGCGGCGTCCGCGCACGTGCGGTCGGACGCCGTCTACCCGGAGATGCGGGCGCAGCAGGGCCAGGTGTCCGGGGCCGCCGCGGAGTTCATGAAGGACACCCCGATGTACCAGCTCTACCAGCGGGTGGCGCCGCGCCCGGAGGACTTCCCCCGGCTGCTCGACAAGATCGGCGCGCTCATGGCGGAGGACTTCGACCTGACCGACGAGGTCGGCGACCTGCGGGTGCCGACGCTGATCGTCGCGGCCGACGCCGACATGGCGCCGCCGAGCCACTACGTGGAGGTGTTCCGGCTGCTCGACGGCGGCCTGCGCGACGGCGGCTGGGGCAACGAGGGCCGGCCCAAGGGCGGGCACGCGCTGGCGATCCTGCCCGGGCTCACCCACTACAACATCTTCACCTCGCCGCTGTTCGCCGCGGTCACCCTCGCCTTCCTCGACGAGCCGGCGGGCTGA
- a CDS encoding DUF427 domain-containing protein, whose protein sequence is MPEYPQPAAEVGRIEPAPRRIRAFLAGETVLDTGRARYVWEWPPYPQYYLPAADVRQELLVDEGRTEETPLGAARLHGLRVGEFARAACARWYGADAPRGLADTIRFDWAALDAWFEEDEEVFVHPRNPYSRVDALRSTRHVRVELDGTVLAESTSPVLVFETGLPTRYYLSRTDVRFRHLVPSGTRTACPYKGRTSGYWSVRASDRLHPDLAWSYDFPTAALLPIAGLVAFYNEKVDLVVDGSRLPRPRTHFS, encoded by the coding sequence GTGCCCGAGTACCCGCAGCCGGCCGCCGAGGTCGGCCGGATCGAGCCGGCGCCCCGCCGGATCCGCGCCTTCCTGGCCGGCGAGACGGTGCTGGACACCGGCCGCGCGCGGTACGTGTGGGAGTGGCCGCCCTACCCGCAGTACTACCTCCCCGCCGCCGACGTCCGCCAGGAACTGCTCGTCGACGAGGGACGGACCGAGGAGACCCCGCTCGGCGCGGCACGGCTGCACGGGCTGCGGGTCGGCGAGTTCGCCCGGGCCGCCTGCGCCCGGTGGTACGGCGCCGACGCGCCCCGCGGACTGGCCGACACCATCCGGTTCGACTGGGCCGCGCTGGACGCCTGGTTCGAGGAGGACGAGGAGGTCTTCGTCCACCCGCGCAACCCGTACTCCCGGGTGGACGCGCTGCGCTCCACCCGCCACGTCCGGGTGGAACTGGACGGGACGGTCCTGGCCGAGTCGACCTCGCCGGTGCTGGTCTTCGAGACCGGCCTGCCGACCCGCTACTACCTGAGCCGCACCGACGTGCGCTTCCGGCACCTGGTGCCGTCAGGGACCCGGACCGCCTGCCCGTACAAGGGCCGCACCAGCGGCTACTGGTCGGTGCGCGCCAGCGACCGGCTCCATCCGGACCTCGCCTGGTCGTACGACTTCCCCACCGCCGCGCTGCTGCCGATCGCCGGGCTGGTCGCCTTCTACAACGAGAAGGTCGACCTGGTCGTGGATGGAAGCCGCCTTCCCCGGCCACGGACGCACTTCTCCTGA
- a CDS encoding multidrug effflux MFS transporter, whose translation MSRGQQLRLVLVLGSLIAIGPLTIDMYLPALPAITADLETTSAAVQLTLTGTLAGLALGQLLIGPLSDAVGRRLPLLAGIALHILASLLCVVAPTVQVVGVLRVLQGLGVAATSVVAMAVVRDLFSGAAFARLFSRLMLVMGAAPILAPTLGSGLLRWSDWRGVFVALAVFGLLLVVVAAVGLQETLPAERRRRGGVAAIGRDYRALLRDRTFVGLVLVAGLAMAALFAYVAGSSFVFQERYGLDEQQFGLAFGAGAVGLITATQLNVRLLRRYTPQRILVTALAVGTAAGLVLLSFAATGFGGLAAVLASLWVVLAAAGLAMPNAPALALSRHGEAAGTAAALLGAVQFGVGALAAPLVGVLGTGSVAMAAVVAGGMAVALVVLLTVVRPARLAEVEPVAVAVAAH comes from the coding sequence ATGAGCCGCGGGCAGCAGCTGCGCCTCGTGCTGGTGCTCGGCTCGCTGATCGCGATCGGGCCGCTGACCATCGACATGTACCTGCCGGCGCTGCCGGCCATCACCGCCGACCTGGAGACCACCTCGGCGGCCGTGCAGCTCACCCTCACCGGCACCCTGGCCGGTCTCGCCCTCGGCCAGCTGCTGATCGGCCCGCTCTCCGACGCGGTGGGCCGGCGCCTGCCGCTGCTCGCCGGGATCGCGCTGCACATCCTGGCCTCGCTGCTCTGCGTGGTCGCCCCGACCGTGCAGGTGGTCGGCGTGCTCCGGGTGCTCCAGGGGCTGGGCGTCGCGGCCACCTCGGTGGTCGCCATGGCCGTCGTCCGCGACCTGTTCAGCGGCGCCGCGTTCGCCCGGCTCTTCTCCCGGCTCATGCTCGTGATGGGCGCCGCGCCGATCCTGGCGCCCACCCTCGGCTCCGGGCTGCTGCGCTGGTCGGACTGGCGGGGCGTGTTCGTGGCCCTCGCCGTGTTCGGGCTCCTGCTGGTCGTCGTCGCGGCGGTCGGGCTCCAGGAGACCCTGCCGGCGGAGCGCCGCCGCCGCGGCGGCGTCGCCGCCATCGGCCGGGACTACCGCGCCCTGCTGCGGGACCGGACGTTCGTCGGGCTCGTGCTGGTGGCGGGGCTCGCCATGGCGGCGCTCTTCGCGTACGTGGCCGGGTCGTCGTTCGTCTTCCAGGAGCGGTACGGGCTGGACGAGCAGCAGTTCGGGCTGGCGTTCGGCGCCGGGGCGGTCGGCCTCATCACCGCCACCCAGCTCAACGTGCGGCTGCTGCGCCGGTACACCCCGCAGCGGATCCTGGTCACCGCGCTCGCCGTCGGCACCGCGGCCGGCCTGGTGCTGCTGAGCTTCGCGGCCACCGGCTTCGGCGGCCTGGCGGCCGTGCTGGCCTCGCTCTGGGTGGTGCTCGCCGCGGCCGGGCTCGCCATGCCGAACGCGCCGGCCCTGGCGCTGTCCCGGCACGGGGAGGCGGCCGGCACCGCCGCCGCGCTGCTGGGCGCCGTCCAGTTCGGCGTGGGCGCGCTCGCCGCGCCGCTGGTCGGCGTGCTGGGCACCGGCAGCGTGGCGATGGCCGCCGTGGTCGCCGGCGGCATGGCGGTGGCCCTGGTCGTGCTGCTCACCGTGGTCCGGCCGGCGCGGCTGGCCGAGGTCGAGCCGGTAGCGGTCGCCGTCGCCGCACACTGA
- a CDS encoding diacylglycerol/lipid kinase family protein, which yields MRTKQELGAAIREGRRAALVVNAHSRRGRRLYETAHSRLRAAGFTLLGAYPVDRPGELDRVLAEAAGLGPDLLVAGGGDGTIGTAARLLAHRDMALGLLPLGTTNNFARTVGVPLDLDAAVGLLTDGKVIDVDLGLIGDTLFTNHVGIGLSADIMLTAPPRLKRVVGRLAYPLTALGLLARHRPLRVTVRAEGREHAFDTHQVYVANGGFHAGRPITADANADDRLLVAYPVGGPSRRGLLRETARNAAAGHRRTLGDKPFLAVRQLWLETDRPARIEVDGEPYGQTPVRIGLDPNALRVMAAADSPDR from the coding sequence GTGCGGACCAAGCAGGAGCTGGGAGCGGCCATCCGGGAGGGGCGGCGGGCGGCGCTCGTCGTCAACGCCCACTCCCGACGCGGCCGCCGGCTCTACGAGACCGCCCACTCCCGACTGCGCGCGGCCGGCTTCACGCTGCTCGGCGCGTACCCGGTCGACCGGCCCGGCGAACTGGACCGGGTGCTCGCCGAGGCCGCCGGCCTCGGGCCGGACCTCCTGGTCGCGGGGGGTGGCGACGGCACGATCGGCACGGCCGCCCGGCTGCTCGCCCACCGGGACATGGCGCTGGGCCTGCTGCCACTGGGCACCACCAACAACTTCGCCCGCACCGTCGGGGTCCCGCTCGACCTCGACGCCGCCGTCGGGCTGCTCACCGACGGCAAGGTCATCGACGTGGACCTCGGGCTGATCGGCGACACCCTCTTCACCAACCACGTCGGGATCGGGTTGTCGGCGGACATCATGCTGACCGCGCCGCCACGGCTGAAGCGGGTGGTCGGCCGGCTCGCGTACCCGCTCACGGCGCTGGGGTTGCTGGCCCGGCACCGGCCGCTGCGGGTCACGGTGCGCGCCGAGGGGCGGGAGCACGCCTTCGACACCCACCAGGTGTACGTCGCCAACGGCGGCTTCCACGCCGGCCGCCCGATCACCGCCGACGCCAACGCCGACGACCGGCTGCTCGTCGCGTACCCGGTCGGCGGGCCCAGCCGGCGCGGCCTGCTGCGCGAGACGGCGCGCAACGCGGCGGCCGGCCACCGCCGCACCCTGGGCGACAAGCCGTTCCTCGCCGTCCGCCAGCTCTGGCTGGAGACCGACCGGCCCGCGCGGATCGAGGTCGACGGCGAACCCTACGGGCAGACGCCGGTGCGCATCGGCCTGGACCCGAACGCGCTGCGCGTGATGGCCGCGGCGGACAGCCCGGACCGCTGA
- a CDS encoding DUF2267 domain-containing protein — protein sequence MDQDEFIGSVAKRCGMSSEQATAVTRATLTTLAERIDGGEARDLADRLPEALRAYAFGGSETGERFGLDVFVERVSGRADIDVDRAKDGVTAVFDVLRDAVDPAGYADVVAQLPAEYGEVADQTAPYVQRSQ from the coding sequence GTGGACCAGGACGAGTTCATCGGCTCGGTGGCGAAGCGCTGCGGGATGTCGTCGGAGCAGGCCACCGCCGTCACGCGCGCCACGTTGACCACGCTGGCGGAGCGGATCGACGGCGGGGAGGCCCGGGATCTGGCCGACCGGCTCCCCGAGGCGCTGCGGGCGTACGCGTTCGGCGGCAGCGAGACCGGCGAGCGGTTCGGGCTCGACGTCTTCGTGGAGCGGGTCAGCGGGCGCGCCGACATCGACGTGGACCGGGCCAAGGACGGCGTCACGGCCGTCTTCGACGTGCTCCGCGACGCCGTCGACCCGGCCGGCTACGCGGACGTGGTCGCCCAGCTTCCGGCGGAGTACGGCGAGGTGGCCGACCAGACCGCGCCGTACGTCCAGCGCAGCCAGTGA
- a CDS encoding L,D-transpeptidase family protein, giving the protein MRPVSPRTIRHRRPATHAALGTALLVAGLAVPATAASAAPVAANGAAAVTLAAAGQPTLRQGSRGAAVSALQARLTALRYDVGGIDGIFGPSTHHAVVAFQKVNGLARDGIVGPRTRAALDRPVVPTPRYTHPGYSIEADLTRQVLYLAKRGAVVRILDASSGRSSTPTPTGDWTVGRRIDDWRQSDLGLLWRPNYFHRGYAVHGATAVPAYPASHGCVRVPVRAMDRLWTTIRVGTPVHVYR; this is encoded by the coding sequence ATGCGTCCCGTCTCACCACGCACGATTCGCCACCGCCGCCCCGCCACGCACGCCGCGCTCGGGACGGCCCTCCTGGTCGCCGGGCTGGCCGTGCCGGCCACCGCCGCCTCGGCCGCCCCCGTCGCAGCCAACGGCGCCGCCGCCGTCACGCTCGCCGCCGCCGGCCAGCCGACGCTGCGGCAGGGCTCCCGGGGCGCGGCGGTCAGCGCGCTCCAGGCACGGCTCACCGCCCTGCGCTACGACGTGGGCGGGATCGACGGGATCTTCGGGCCGTCGACGCACCACGCTGTCGTCGCCTTCCAGAAGGTCAACGGGCTGGCCCGGGACGGCATCGTGGGGCCGCGCACCCGGGCGGCGCTCGACCGGCCGGTCGTCCCGACGCCGCGGTACACCCACCCCGGCTACTCGATCGAGGCCGACCTCACCCGGCAGGTGCTCTACCTGGCCAAGCGCGGGGCGGTGGTCCGCATCCTGGACGCCTCCAGCGGCAGGTCCAGCACCCCCACACCGACCGGCGACTGGACGGTGGGCCGGCGCATCGACGACTGGCGGCAGAGCGACCTGGGCCTGCTGTGGCGGCCGAACTACTTCCACCGCGGCTACGCGGTGCACGGCGCGACAGCCGTGCCCGCCTACCCGGCCAGCCACGGCTGCGTCCGGGTGCCGGTGCGGGCGATGGACCGGCTCTGGACCACCATCCGCGTCGGCACCCCGGTGCACGTCTACCGCTGA
- a CDS encoding dienelactone hydrolase family protein: MQTTTVDVPTGDGVADSFLVRPDGDGPFPAVLVFMDAFGLRPRLAEMAEAIAARGHVVLVPNLFHRFGRAPLVDLSGLGDDSRRGALFATVSPMIGALTPDVVARDTAAYLDFLAAQPGVAPGPAAVVGYCMGGTNALRAIEALPDRIAAAAAFHAGRVVTDAPDSPHLGVGAVTGELYFGHADHDPSMTAEQIATLEKALDAAGVTYRSEVYTGARHGYTQADTPMYDERATERHWAALFDLLDRTFRR, encoded by the coding sequence GTGCAGACGACGACCGTGGACGTGCCGACCGGTGACGGGGTGGCGGATTCCTTCCTCGTCCGGCCCGACGGCGACGGGCCCTTCCCCGCCGTCCTGGTCTTCATGGACGCGTTCGGGTTGCGCCCGCGGCTGGCCGAGATGGCGGAAGCCATCGCCGCCCGCGGCCACGTGGTGCTGGTGCCGAACCTGTTCCACCGCTTCGGCCGGGCCCCGCTTGTCGACCTCTCCGGCCTCGGCGACGACAGTCGCCGCGGCGCGCTGTTCGCGACGGTGTCCCCGATGATCGGCGCGCTGACGCCCGACGTGGTCGCCCGGGACACCGCCGCCTATCTGGACTTCCTCGCCGCGCAGCCCGGCGTCGCGCCCGGCCCGGCGGCCGTCGTCGGCTACTGCATGGGCGGCACGAACGCGCTGCGGGCCATCGAGGCGCTCCCGGACCGGATCGCCGCGGCGGCCGCCTTCCACGCCGGCCGGGTGGTCACCGACGCCCCGGACAGCCCGCACCTGGGCGTCGGCGCGGTCACCGGCGAGCTGTACTTCGGCCACGCCGACCACGACCCGTCGATGACGGCCGAGCAGATCGCCACCCTGGAGAAGGCGCTCGACGCGGCCGGCGTCACCTACCGCTCGGAGGTCTACACCGGCGCCCGCCACGGGTACACCCAGGCGGACACCCCGATGTACGACGAGCGGGCCACCGAGCGGCACTGGGCCGCCCTGTTCGACCTGCTCGACCGCACCTTCCGGCGCTGA
- a CDS encoding maleylpyruvate isomerase family mycothiol-dependent enzyme translates to METDLLPMIAAERRRTADLIDSLTPAQLDTPSLCGSWTVREVAGHLVSPLVGSPWALLPLVVRAGFRLHVANARLAQQVARRPAAELAAALREHAEHRFRPPVVGYFGQLTDLQVHGLDIRRPLGLPADLDPDRVRTSLDFLTGGRAVGFVDRRRVAGLRFEATDLGWASGAGPVVRGTGEAMLLTLTGRRVALPELEGDGVTVLAGRWPR, encoded by the coding sequence GTGGAAACCGATCTGCTGCCGATGATCGCCGCCGAGCGGCGCCGGACGGCCGACCTGATCGACTCGCTCACTCCCGCGCAGCTGGACACCCCGAGCCTCTGCGGCTCGTGGACGGTGCGGGAGGTCGCCGGGCACCTGGTGTCGCCGCTTGTCGGGTCACCGTGGGCGCTCCTGCCGCTGGTGGTGCGCGCCGGTTTCCGGCTGCACGTGGCCAACGCGCGGCTGGCTCAGCAGGTGGCCCGCCGACCCGCCGCCGAGCTGGCCGCCGCCCTGCGCGAGCACGCGGAGCACCGGTTCCGTCCACCCGTGGTCGGATACTTCGGCCAGCTCACCGACCTCCAGGTGCACGGGCTCGACATCCGCCGGCCGCTCGGCCTCCCCGCCGACCTGGACCCCGACCGGGTGCGCACCTCGCTGGACTTCCTGACCGGCGGCCGGGCGGTCGGCTTCGTCGACCGGCGCCGGGTGGCCGGACTGCGGTTCGAGGCCACCGACCTGGGCTGGGCGTCCGGGGCCGGGCCGGTGGTGCGCGGCACCGGCGAGGCGATGCTGCTGACGCTGACCGGGCGCCGGGTGGCCCTGCCGGAACTGGAGGGCGACGGCGTCACGGTGCTGGCCGGCCGCTGGCCCCGCTGA
- a CDS encoding FUSC family protein — protein sequence MAEDRPDTVRSPLDRVTEPTGRALAHARAEGGAAGRLRLRQLEVTVVIAVQSGLAAALAALLAQRLLGPGAHVFAPAAAVGTIATAIGQRARRTFELLVGVGLGIVVGDVLRAVLGSGSWQTGLVVTLAIATALLVAGRGGALVGQAGGTAVLIATLAPVEPGLELPRIFDALVGGLVGLLVVALLLPVNPLRVLDRATEPIVTTLTTELDAVARALTTRDADAAVRSLERMRGLDADVGRLNEALSGAEEVVTLAPVRWRRRAQFHRYAAAAQHLERVILYARSVARRSATALQYGEPIPPTLADAVTRLGEAVRVMRRECRDGEDPAGTRRLVRESAELAGRAWAHGVRSFGDGVITDLRTADSELLRATGCDPDDANRMVRRAAGAGEAERRPPMRAQLHRPVRRTARSRRRTWLARRARGRPDPFRPPTRTPRPV from the coding sequence ATGGCCGAGGACCGCCCCGACACCGTCCGCTCGCCCCTGGACCGGGTCACCGAGCCGACCGGGCGGGCACTGGCCCACGCCCGCGCCGAGGGCGGTGCGGCCGGCCGGCTGCGGCTGCGCCAACTGGAGGTCACCGTGGTGATCGCCGTCCAGTCCGGGCTCGCCGCCGCGCTCGCCGCGCTGCTCGCCCAGCGCCTGCTCGGGCCCGGCGCGCACGTCTTCGCGCCCGCCGCCGCGGTCGGCACCATCGCCACCGCCATCGGCCAGCGCGCCCGGCGTACCTTCGAACTGCTGGTCGGGGTGGGGCTCGGCATCGTGGTCGGCGACGTGCTGCGCGCCGTGCTCGGCTCCGGGTCCTGGCAGACCGGCCTCGTGGTCACCCTGGCCATCGCGACCGCGCTGCTGGTCGCCGGGCGCGGCGGCGCCCTGGTCGGCCAGGCCGGCGGTACCGCCGTGCTGATCGCGACCCTCGCCCCGGTCGAGCCCGGCCTGGAGCTGCCCCGGATCTTCGACGCGCTGGTCGGCGGCCTTGTCGGCCTCCTCGTGGTGGCGCTGCTGCTGCCGGTCAACCCGCTGCGGGTCCTGGACCGCGCGACCGAGCCGATCGTCACCACACTCACCACCGAACTGGACGCCGTCGCCCGCGCACTCACCACCCGGGACGCCGACGCGGCGGTCCGGTCCCTGGAGCGGATGCGCGGGCTCGACGCCGACGTGGGACGGCTCAACGAGGCGCTCAGCGGGGCCGAGGAGGTGGTCACCCTCGCGCCGGTCCGCTGGCGCCGCCGCGCCCAGTTCCACAGGTACGCCGCCGCCGCGCAACACCTGGAGCGGGTGATCCTGTACGCCCGCTCGGTGGCCCGCCGCTCCGCCACCGCCCTCCAGTACGGCGAGCCGATCCCGCCGACGCTTGCCGACGCCGTGACCCGCCTCGGCGAGGCCGTCCGGGTGATGCGCCGGGAGTGCCGGGACGGCGAGGACCCGGCCGGCACCCGACGGCTGGTCCGGGAGAGTGCCGAGCTGGCGGGGCGGGCCTGGGCGCACGGGGTGCGTTCGTTCGGTGACGGCGTGATCACCGACCTGCGGACGGCGGACAGCGAGCTGCTGCGCGCCACCGGGTGCGACCCGGACGACGCCAACCGCATGGTGCGCCGGGCTGCCGGCGCGGGCGAGGCGGAACGGCGCCCGCCGATGCGGGCGCAGCTGCACCGGCCGGTACGGCGCACCGCGCGGTCCCGGCGGCGCACCTGGCTGGCGCGGCGCGCCCGCGGCCGTCCCGACCCGTTCCGCCCGCCGACGCGCACGCCCCGCCCGGTCTGA
- a CDS encoding RraA family protein — MSIDRAELTGRFAALTTAHVADACLRAAVPVRCAPEGVRPVLAGGRLAGGVLPARHVGSVDIFLEAVDRAAPGDVLVVDNGGRTDEACVGDLVVLEAQAAGLAGLVVWGLHRDTADIRSVGLPVFSLGATPTGPQRLDPRPAEVLASARVGRWTVDPGDVALADEDGVLFVPAGRVGELFDLAESIRDTERRQADRIRAGEPLRAQVGFGAYLAGRAENPALTFREHLRAVGGAIEE; from the coding sequence ATGAGCATCGACCGCGCAGAGTTGACCGGGCGGTTCGCCGCGCTGACCACCGCCCACGTCGCCGACGCCTGCCTGCGGGCCGCCGTCCCGGTGCGCTGCGCCCCGGAGGGCGTGCGGCCGGTGCTGGCCGGCGGGCGGCTGGCCGGCGGGGTGCTGCCGGCCCGGCACGTCGGCAGCGTCGACATCTTCCTGGAGGCCGTCGACCGGGCCGCACCCGGCGACGTGCTGGTGGTGGACAACGGCGGGCGCACCGACGAGGCGTGCGTCGGCGACCTGGTGGTGCTGGAGGCGCAGGCCGCCGGCCTGGCCGGCCTGGTGGTGTGGGGCCTGCACCGGGACACCGCCGACATCCGGTCGGTCGGGCTGCCGGTGTTCAGTCTGGGCGCCACCCCCACCGGGCCGCAGCGGCTGGACCCGCGGCCGGCCGAGGTGCTGGCCTCGGCGCGGGTGGGCCGGTGGACGGTCGACCCCGGCGACGTGGCCCTGGCCGACGAGGACGGGGTGCTCTTCGTGCCGGCCGGCCGGGTCGGCGAGCTGTTCGACCTGGCGGAGTCCATCCGGGACACCGAGCGGCGGCAGGCCGACCGGATCCGGGCCGGCGAGCCGCTGCGGGCGCAGGTCGGCTTCGGGGCCTACCTTGCGGGTCGGGCCGAGAACCCGGCGCTGACGTTCCGGGAGCACCTGCGCGCGGTGGGCGGCGCCATCGAGGAGTGA
- a CDS encoding response regulator: MIRVLLVDDQHLIRAGLRMLCDAQPDLEVVGEADNGREAITLAARLMPDVVVMDLRMPGVDGITATSRILADRPATRVLVLTTFGDDDHLYPALTAGACGFLLKDAPPADLLDGVRRAAAGDSPFSPEVLRRLVQRAVHARAGAPRPVHGLTARERDVLDLVAEGLSNTEIADRLHIGVTTVKTHITSLMTKTSSPNRVRLALWARGA, from the coding sequence ATGATCCGCGTCCTGCTGGTCGACGACCAGCACCTCATCCGCGCCGGCCTGCGCATGCTCTGCGACGCGCAGCCGGACCTGGAGGTGGTCGGTGAGGCCGACAACGGCCGGGAGGCGATCACCCTCGCCGCGCGGCTGATGCCCGACGTGGTCGTCATGGACCTGCGGATGCCCGGCGTCGACGGGATCACCGCGACCAGCCGGATCCTCGCCGACCGTCCCGCCACCCGGGTGCTGGTGCTCACCACGTTCGGCGACGACGACCACCTCTACCCCGCGCTGACCGCCGGCGCCTGCGGGTTCCTGCTCAAGGACGCGCCCCCGGCCGACCTGCTCGACGGCGTACGCCGGGCGGCCGCCGGGGACAGCCCGTTCAGCCCGGAGGTGCTGCGGCGGCTGGTTCAGCGGGCGGTGCACGCGCGCGCCGGGGCGCCCCGACCGGTGCACGGCCTCACCGCACGCGAGCGGGACGTGCTGGACCTGGTGGCCGAGGGCCTGTCCAACACCGAGATCGCCGACCGGCTGCACATCGGCGTCACCACGGTGAAGACCCACATCACCAGCCTCATGACCAAGACGAGCAGCCCGAACCGGGTACGCCTGGCCCTGTGGGCGCGCGGCGCCTGA
- a CDS encoding sensor histidine kinase, producing the protein MGWVGRLFDARDTLARMLLLDLSGLGYLVFGAQGHHAPTATQWVLALVAFGTALACHRRPMVNLAAQAALLAVAFPLVDDTTINQVGASWALLELTMWADRPRTIWLAAGLLAAVDLTDSIGDPVRRLLSGVFGLTVEVGLPLLLGLVIRTTRELARQAEERAAAEQRRRESESRAARAGERSAIARELHDVVAHHVASMVLRVGVARHVLPDLDPRVSEVFDDVHGTGTAALNDLRRLVAVLRDPEGVRGDATLTAIEPAAVPAALDAAVDRARQAGITVEADVDPAVGSLDAVRGQAVLRLTQEALTNVAKHAGTAARARLAVAVVDGAVHWEVSDDGRGSVPAAVPAGGGHGLTGMRERVEVLGGRLEAGPTGAGWRVRTVLPAGGVAEPTDSPARPPEPATPRPRPAGPHAPEPA; encoded by the coding sequence GTGGGCTGGGTGGGACGCCTGTTCGACGCACGCGACACGCTCGCGCGGATGCTGCTGCTCGACCTCAGCGGCCTCGGCTACCTGGTCTTCGGCGCCCAGGGCCACCACGCCCCGACGGCCACGCAGTGGGTGCTGGCCCTTGTCGCGTTCGGCACCGCCCTGGCGTGTCACCGCCGGCCGATGGTGAACCTGGCGGCGCAGGCCGCGCTGCTGGCGGTCGCCTTCCCGCTTGTCGACGACACGACGATCAACCAGGTCGGGGCCAGCTGGGCGCTGCTCGAGCTGACCATGTGGGCCGACCGGCCCCGGACCATCTGGCTGGCCGCCGGCCTGCTGGCCGCGGTCGACCTGACCGACTCGATCGGCGACCCCGTCCGGCGGCTGCTTTCCGGCGTCTTCGGCCTGACCGTGGAGGTCGGCCTGCCGCTGCTGCTCGGCCTGGTCATCCGGACCACCCGGGAGCTGGCCCGGCAGGCCGAGGAGCGGGCCGCCGCGGAGCAGCGCCGGCGGGAGTCGGAGAGCCGCGCCGCCCGCGCCGGCGAGCGCAGCGCCATCGCCCGCGAGCTGCACGACGTGGTCGCGCACCACGTCGCGTCGATGGTGCTGCGGGTCGGGGTGGCCCGGCACGTGCTGCCGGACCTCGATCCGCGGGTGAGCGAGGTCTTCGACGACGTGCACGGCACCGGCACGGCCGCCCTGAACGACCTGCGCCGCCTGGTCGCGGTGCTGCGCGACCCTGAGGGGGTCCGCGGCGACGCCACGCTGACCGCGATCGAGCCGGCGGCGGTCCCGGCGGCGCTCGACGCGGCGGTGGACCGGGCCCGTCAGGCCGGCATCACCGTGGAGGCCGACGTCGACCCGGCGGTCGGGTCGCTGGACGCGGTGCGGGGCCAGGCGGTCCTGCGGCTGACCCAGGAGGCACTGACGAACGTGGCCAAGCACGCCGGCACCGCGGCCCGGGCCCGGCTGGCCGTGGCGGTGGTCGACGGCGCCGTGCACTGGGAGGTGTCGGACGACGGCCGGGGGTCGGTGCCGGCCGCGGTGCCGGCCGGCGGCGGCCACGGCCTCACCGGGATGCGGGAGCGGGTCGAGGTGCTCGGCGGGCGGCTGGAGGCGGGACCCACGGGCGCCGGATGGCGGGTCCGCACGGTCCTGCCGGCCGGGGGCGTCGCGGAGCCGACCGACTCCCCCGCCCGCCCGCCGGAGCCGGCGACACCCCGCCCGCGCCCGGCCGGCCCGCACGCGCCGGAGCCGGCATGA